The following nucleotide sequence is from Pochonia chlamydosporia 170 chromosome 4, whole genome shotgun sequence.
GAGGTATCGACTTGTGAGGACGGTTGTTCCTCGTACGGCTTTGACGGGAGGGTGAGCGAGCATGAGGCGTCGGAGGTGGTGTACGTGCCGGCCTGGATGTCCTCTGTGTGGATATCCCGTCTGGATTTGGTGGCCTGTTGGTTCTCGCGGCCCAGGTCAAACAGGTCCATTGCCTTGCTGACGTATAGAAGCGAATTGGGGTCGTAGTTCAGACACCACTTCTCACCGGCGTGGTCGAGATATGTCTCGATGAGAAAGTCGGGACACAGGGCGGGTGGTTTCGTGTTATCGGCTCTGCGACGACCGAAGCGCTGCTCCCACTCTGGACCGGAGCGGTATGTGACTGTTGCGATTTCACGGGCGAGTTTCATGCCCGCGTGGGGAGGGATGGCGTCGTAGTAGAAGCCGCGGTTCCAGTTGGgatccatcatcagcacCTGGCGCTGGGTGTGACGCATGGCGATACTGTATGGATGACTTCTCGCGCAGCCTGATATACTGACGATGCGACCTACACGCGAGGGGAACAGCACACCTGCCGCGAGGGACTGCATCCCGCCCATGGACGATCCTACACTTGCGTAGAGTTTATCGACGCCTAGATGGTCGAGCAGGCGGAACTGCGCGCGCACCATATCCTGCATCGTGAGGATAGGAAACCGGGTTGCGTACCGCTCCCCATTCCCGGGATCGATACTACTCGGGCCCGTGGAACCGTGACACCCGCCTATGACATTCGTACAAATGACGTGGTACTTGTCCGTGTCGAGCGGTGCTCCTGGCCCGATGAACTTCTCCCACCATCCAGCCTGGGGATTCGCCTCCGTAGAGTGAGCGTGCGACGACGCAGAAAGACCAGTATGCAGGAGAATGACATTCGACTTATCCGCATTCATAGCACCCCATGATTCGTACGCGATTGTGAATTCTGGCAATATGCCACCCCAGTCAAGAAGTAAGGGATCTTTACAGTCGAATATCTCAGTAGGACCAGACGTGTAGCTTGGCTCTGGGCCGGATGAAGACCGACTTGCTTGCAGGGTAGCCGATCTCGTTTCCAGGGCGTCTAGACACGGGAATGCCATGGCGGGATTAGACGCCACGCCTGATTTGCGCGGCGGTGCGCAAGTGAAGCGTGCATTGTGTGTTGTGGTGAGGCCGATGAGCCGGGCGGATGTCGGGAGTGGGCGTGAGAGTGATTTATGGATGTGCCGGGTGGTGTTTACCAGGGACCGGGATGCCATTGTGATGGCGGGGCGTGAGGTTGTAATGAATTGTATGAGATTGAGTTGGTGAGAAATGAATTGGTTAATGTAAGTGAGGTTAAGCTGTATAATGAATTGCTTGATTGATAATTGCGGCGATGTCGGTGGTTCGTCGATGCTTACTCATCCAGCACATCATTTCACGTGCCGGGATTAACCGTCATTCCGCCACCGGACGCTGTCAACGATGATGCAAATATGAAAAGTTGTTGGAATACGTTGACGAGGTGGATTGAACTGAATTATGAAGCTTGTTTGTGTGTCGTTCCATGAGGCGAGTTTAATACGATGCTGGTCCCTGatcccttcaatgttctcttgTCCAACCAGTACCTACCACTGACACAAAGTGAAACATCTTCGGGGGGGTCCCCGACTCCccccatccaccagactcatcgCTGCAatacatacggagtacgtaGCTGGGAATGGTCCAGCCCTGTTCAGTTAGGCTgctcttttcctttccctgTCAAGAGATAATCGGTAATCGGCCCGGCCCGCGGAGAAGACCTGACCAGCCCTTTGGATGTTGTGTCCCAAGCAGCTTGGTACATTTAATATCAATGCCTGTTGCGGCTAAAACTTTCGGGTGACACAGCCGCGACATATTGTGGCCGTGGCCTTTTGTATTCAATTCGTTGACGAGTTTcgttcctcctcttcatcaaaggCTGTCATGTAGTGCTCCAATTACACAAATATCTAACAAAAATGAGCTTTTTGCCTTATCGATTTCATATAAGATGTGACCTACTCGTTCGTCGAATGGGTGTAAATCTAGTACTAACAATCATCTGAAGGCTTTAATGCGCTctcacaagaacaagaacttaTCAAGTGGGAACCCATGGTATCCCGGAGCAGAGAATACATGCGATTGATTAGCATAATGGAGACGATATCGAAATGAAAGGGATTCAACGCTGGTACCAGGGCCCTACGCTTCCCACTTCGCCGCCAgttcttgttgctgctccATAGGTGGTGGCGAGGCGGCGACCAATCTGGCTTGGAAATTGGCATACATCCCGCACAACTAATTGTACGACCGATTTCATATCCATCAACTCAATTCTCCATATCCTGAGCACGAGTAACGCCGGCCACAGCACGATGATTTAATCCTCCAATCGATGCTCCACATTCAGGACAATGCGCCTCTTCCATCGGCATACCGCACTCCCCAATTGCAAACTACGGAGCCGTTTGTTAGTCTTCGCCCAGCAAATTCAATGACTAAACAGACAGAAAATGAAATTGTGAAAAATTGACAAAAAATTCAGACCTACCGGGTGTCCGTTAACGCAGTTGTACCAATGCCCAGAGTGAGTAGCAATGGCACCTGGCCCGCTGACCATTGCCTccttgatggcagcaagTTCTTCACCGCTGACGGCTTCGTACCATTCTCTTTGCAGTAGCTTGATACATTCCTGAACAgccttcttcagctgctcCACGTTTTGGAAGGGCTGGCTGCAGAGTTCCAGGGCCTTTTCCAAATTTATGCTCGCATCTTCCACAAACTCCGCCGCCCTCTCCTTGTCGCTGTCTGCGGACAGCCCGGACGATTGATAGAGCCGAGCCATTCTGGCATGATGAATCGTAGCCTCGACAGCAAGCTTTGGCAGACGTTCTGTGACACATTTTGAGATGAATGCCGCACAAACCTTGAGAATCGGTTTGACAATTAGATGCGGGGAGCCTCCTGGCCATTGTGAAATTTTTGTACATGTCGAACTAGATGTTAGGGCGCGTAAGATGCTAAATTTGTCTTCGAGGATTAGAAATTCGAGTTTAATTCGGGCCATTTGACCAGCAAGTTTAACACGACGATCTCTCTCCACGGGCAGGGCGGAATGCTGTTCCAAACTCAGGCCCGCCATTGTCACATCTAGAGCCCCGGGTTGATTCGCCCTCATGGCATGTATGGTGGCTTCGTGGAGTTTGTGAGCCGGCTGGTGGCTGTCAGAAACCTTCTTCAGAAACCCGCTGATCTCTGTAAGCAGCTTGTTGCAGTCATTGAACCGCGTCTGTATTCGATTGGTGACCATCGTCGGCTGTGTATTCTTAAGGTCAGCCAAAAACTTGATCGTGGCCAAAAAGCCCTCCTGTGACTCGACGAGGTCCTCTTCGAGTTTTTCAAGCTCGACCTCGAGACGTCGTAGCTCATTTTTCCCATTCACTAGGAATCGTTTCGATAGCTCATCAATAACGGCCCTGTTGATGACTCGGTTATACCGTTGAGTGACATATTGCCTCACGGGCCGTTGACAGTCGGGGCATTGGGGTATCTTTGTTGCCAAGGTGCCAGATATGTCGGCTAGTTCCGTGAAACGGCCATCTTGGTTGGGAATGTAAGCAGTATTCATGCCTATGAGACCATCCAAGGTTTCTGACGTAAAGAAGTGGCCACATCCGAGCACAACAATAGGAGTCTCGTCGACGTTGATTTCGGCGTAGgtcttcatctccagcaaATCAACCCTCGCGGCCTCCTTCACCTTGCAGTCGTGACAAAACCCTTCAGCACACGTCTCGCCGCAAATGCCCGGGCACTGATGGCCGCAGGATAACGGTTTACTGCATCGCCGGTCGCACGGTAGTCTGTCACACGGAGCAGAACACGGCATACGACAAGACCCTTGGTGCTCACAAGATCACATACACTTTTGAACGCAGGGAGCGCAAGCCTCGCTGCATTTCAAGGCACAATGTGAATGTGGGCATCGGACCTCACAAGGAGCAACACACAGGCCACAGTCCTGTCCCTCGTGGCAAGATTTGCGACAGAAGTGATTGCATGTTCCAAAAGGTCTTCCGCAGACCTTCTGGCAACGTTGATGAGATGGTCCAAGTAGCTCAGCAATTGGGTTGTTGCAGCATTGTCCACAGGTTCCTGGGCAGGTATGACCGCATGGAAGTTGTTTTGTACAAGACACCGGGCATTTATAGCTTGCCGGCGTCACTGACAAAGAACATTTCACCTCCACCGTATGGCCGCATCCTTGAACCTCCTTTGGGACGAGAATACTGCAAGGGATTGCCTTGGGGTTCTGAGCCAGATGGCAGGCCACAGACTCTGCCAGATGGCCACACGGAAGTTCGACGTTTGTCAGTTTCACGAGACACTTTCCACACTCTTCTCCGCATGTTTGTTTCTGGCAGGCATGGCCGCAAGGCGTGTGAAGCCGCTGGCAAGGTTGGGGACATGAAAAGGCCTTGTGCATAGTTTCTGAATGGCACCTCGCCATACACATGTGGCCACAGTCAGGAAGACGCGatactagctataatagtTACCTAAAATGGGTAATATTGATAGACTAGATTTCCCTAAGCTAGAAGGTAGTAGTAATTATACTACTTGGGCGCTTAGAATAGAAGCTCTTCTAATTAAGAAAAAGCTAAAAATAGCTTTAGAATCTAATTATAATAATAAATTAGAGAAAGCTTTAGCTTTAATAAGACTTAAATTAGAAGATAGGCCTCTATTATAAATAAAGCACCTTAATACTACTAAGCTAGCTTGGGAATTCCTAAAAAATCTCTATAATAATACTAGTTTTTGTAACGAGCactataatagtagtagataaagctaggtagcagcaatagggTACATTATATTTAAGACTAAAGCTTGCTCCCACATGTGTATGTGTAAAGTGCTAGTAATATGCAAGCAAAGGGGCAGTAACACGCAGTAGAGAGTAGGGTATTACTTGTGCGTGCATACACCTTATAATTATCCCCCCTTTATAGCTAGGCGCCTAAATAGCTTTATTAGCTATCTACTAGCTATTAGACAgtataatactatattatTGCTATAATAAAGTAACCTTTATTATTGCAATTTAGTTACTATATAACTAATTATAGTgtatataataataataatttgCCCCCTTATTACTATTATTTTCTTCCTACTATACTATCTCTTTactattatatatataatcTAAGCTTCTAAAGAGATATTAATTACCcctaataatactactaaTTTGCCTCTAAAATAATAACTATTACCTTTAAGAAGCTTACCTGCCTCTATTACTTATATACTATAGCTAAGAAGTTTAAGAATAGCATGCCTAAGAAGAGTAATATTCTTAAGATATTATGCTATTTCCCTCTTAAGTCTGCTACTATTAGAGGTAGTATTAAGGTTACTAAATGCTATACTTAGTATAAGGAGCGTAATAATACCTATAAGCCTATAGTTCTCCTAGATTCTCCTTATTTTCTGCTAGTATTTACTAATATTTTATTGTAGACTCTACCTACTATAGTAGGTAATTTTAATAAACTATAGGCTATTTTaaactagctataagagctagttatagctataattaaCTTAGAAGATAAGAATAATAgatcttctctcttcttaGATAAGTTCTAAGTGCTTTATGCTAGACTTTTACTAGTAATTATATATAGTTTTAACTATATAGAGACTGCCTATTATATTGCCTTTAGGCTTACTAGCGCTATTAAGGCTAAGTAAGTATATAGCTTTATTATAATAGTCTTAGAGGTTTGCTTgctaatagctatagtttagCCTATTATTACTACCTACTAGCAGTATATTATAAGCTAATAGTAGCTCTAGGTCTCTTATTTTCTACCCCTACTTTATAAAAGTATAGGTTAGCTCTTTCCTAATAAATCTATAGCTTCTTACTAATATTTTAGTAGCCTAACTATAAGAAAGAGTTACTAGCCTAAAAGGATAGCTAAATCCTCtatttataactatataACCTAGGATACTGCTTCTAGGTAATAGCTATTTGCTAGGTTTACTCTCTTGCTAAGAAGGCAAGCAATAAGAAAGAGAATATATACCCTCTAGAGAAGAGTAGTAATAAACTTAAGGGGTCTACTATAAACTCTTTTCCTCTTGCTTTACCCCCTCTTTAGGagtattatatatagcttttatCTATAATAATAAATGCCTAAAGGGCTAGATTTAGAATAGAGTTTTAGTAGTAGTAAGTGCTACCttttattatagttattattacTTCTTGCTATATTTTCTGTAATATTTTCCTCTAGTTTAGCCTACTTAGGCTTGCTTAAATGCTTAGATTATACTAGTAGTATTTTCTATATTCTTAGTAGTAACCTATTAGTTATATTTAGTAGGCTATTCTTTCTATTTTACTAGGTATAAGGTACCTTCTTAGGAGTTTCTCTAGTTCTTAACTTTCTCTACTTTATACTTATTC
It contains:
- a CDS encoding homoserine O-acetyltransferase (similar to Neosartorya fischeri NRRL 181 XP_001259825.1) encodes the protein MASRSLVNTTRHIHKSLSRPLPTSARLIGLTTTHNARFTCAPPRKSGVASNPAMAFPCLDALETRSATLQASRSSSGPEPSYTSGPTEIFDCKDPLLLDWGGILPEFTIAYESWGAMNADKSNVILLHTGLSASSHAHSTEANPQAGWWEKFIGPGAPLDTDKYHVICTNVIGGCHGSTGPSSIDPGNGERYATRFPILTMQDMVRAQFRLLDHLGVDKLYASVGSSMGGMQSLAAGVLFPSRVGRIVSISGCARSHPYSIAMRHTQRQVLMMDPNWNRGFYYDAIPPHAGMKLAREIATVTYRSGPEWEQRFGRRRADNTKPPALCPDFLIETYLDHAGEKWCLNYDPNSLLYVSKAMDLFDLGRENQQATKSRRDIHTEDIQAGTYTTSDASCSLTLPSKPYEEQPSSQVDTSEPLEAGSSRPPQDLVLGLSALRDTPTLVMGVASDILFPAWQQREIAQSLRIGGNRGVTHVELSEEMSLFGHDTFLLDLKHIGGNIRMFLN
- a CDS encoding NFX1-type zinc finger-containing protein 1 (similar to Cordyceps militaris CM01 XP_006667641.1); its protein translation is MKTYAEINVDETPIVVLGCGHFFTSETLDGLIGMNTAYIPNQDGRFTELADISGTLATKIPQCPDCQRPVRQYVTQRYNRVINRAVIDELSKRFLVNGKNELRRLEVELEKLEEDLVESQEGFLATIKFLADLKNTQPTMVTNRIQTRFNDCNKLLTEISGFLKKVSDSHQPAHKLHEATIHAMRANQPGALDVTMAGLSLEQHSALPVERDRRVKLAGQMARIKLEFLILEDKFSILRALTSSSTCTKISQWPGGSPHLIVKPILKVCAAFISKCVTERLPKLAVEATIHHARMARLYQSSGLSADSDKERAAEFVEDASINLEKALELCSQPFQNVEQLKKAVQECIKLLQREWYEAVSGEELAAIKEAMVSGPGAIATHSGHWYNCVNGHPFAIGECGMPMEEAHCPECGASIGGLNHRAVAGVTRAQDMEN